A single window of Intrasporangium calvum DSM 43043 DNA harbors:
- a CDS encoding MFS transporter yields MTFLRALVMLLRLAGFRRLLLARVTSQGSDGVFQVALASHVLFNPERNTDPTTIAAAFAVVLLPYSFLGPFAGTLLDRWPRRRVIVAGQLVRAGVVLAVAGLMGLGSAGVGFFLVVLLVFSVNRFVLAGFSAGLPHVIAREHLVSGNSVAPTTGSVAYFLGGVLGGLIGALSSDVVVVVAAAAGILVAAGSAARLPFLGPDTASRDLRAAAVLGGIGRGLAEAARTLPRRARLLLGLVFVSRLPFGFVLLQTLLLFRGPFAQPNQQAGNAVGFGLAAVAAAAGFGLAAVITPWLAPRWHPVPFSARMLAVSAVALLVLAPWLNPWVVSSVNFVVSFAAQTVKISIDSLLQTHVPDPLLGRTFALHDMMYNSGLVAAASLAAWTLPRSGAVTWPSLAVAGLLAVIAAGLPAAWGAASRADGRAVGAAEDVIGPGSGPGAAH; encoded by the coding sequence GTGACGTTCCTGCGGGCGCTGGTGATGCTGCTTCGGCTCGCCGGGTTCCGGCGCCTGCTGCTGGCCCGGGTCACGTCGCAGGGCAGCGACGGCGTGTTCCAGGTGGCGCTGGCCAGCCACGTCCTGTTCAACCCCGAGCGGAACACCGACCCGACGACGATCGCCGCTGCCTTCGCCGTGGTGCTGCTGCCCTACAGCTTCCTCGGTCCGTTCGCGGGCACCCTGCTCGACCGGTGGCCGCGGAGGCGCGTGATCGTGGCCGGCCAGCTCGTGCGCGCCGGTGTCGTGCTCGCGGTGGCCGGGCTGATGGGGCTCGGCTCGGCCGGGGTCGGGTTCTTCCTCGTGGTCCTGCTCGTCTTCTCGGTCAACCGTTTCGTGCTGGCCGGCTTCTCGGCGGGCCTGCCCCACGTCATCGCCCGAGAGCACCTGGTCAGCGGCAACTCCGTGGCTCCGACCACGGGATCGGTCGCCTACTTCCTCGGTGGCGTCCTCGGCGGCCTCATCGGCGCCCTCAGCAGCGACGTGGTCGTCGTGGTGGCTGCGGCGGCCGGAATCCTCGTGGCGGCCGGATCCGCGGCCAGGCTCCCCTTCCTCGGGCCAGACACCGCGAGCCGCGACCTGCGCGCGGCCGCCGTCCTCGGCGGCATCGGTCGCGGCCTCGCAGAGGCCGCTCGCACCCTGCCGCGGCGCGCGCGGCTCCTGCTCGGTCTGGTCTTCGTGTCTCGGCTGCCATTCGGCTTCGTGCTGCTCCAGACGCTGCTCCTCTTTCGTGGCCCTTTCGCCCAACCCAACCAGCAGGCGGGCAACGCGGTGGGGTTCGGGCTCGCCGCGGTGGCGGCCGCTGCCGGGTTCGGCCTGGCCGCCGTGATCACCCCCTGGCTGGCCCCCCGCTGGCATCCGGTCCCGTTCTCCGCACGCATGCTCGCGGTGTCGGCCGTCGCTCTCCTGGTGCTTGCGCCGTGGCTCAACCCGTGGGTCGTCTCGAGCGTGAACTTCGTCGTCAGCTTCGCTGCCCAGACCGTCAAGATCAGCATCGACAGCCTGCTCCAGACGCATGTCCCCGACCCGCTCCTCGGACGCACCTTCGCCCTGCACGACATGATGTACAACTCGGGTCTCGTGGCCGCCGCGTCCCTCGCGGCCTGGACCCTGCCCCGAAGTGGTGCGGTGACCTGGCCGTCCCTCGCCGTCGCCGGGCTCCTCGCGGTCATCGCCGCGGGACTGCCCGCTGCGTGGGGCGCGGCCTCCCGGGCCGACGGGCGGGCCGTCGGGGCAGCCGAGGACGTCATCGGCCCCGGCTCCGGGCCGGGTGCGGCCCACTAG
- a CDS encoding SPFH domain-containing protein — MDPVLIIPLLIIAVALIIVLRTVRIVPQQTAQIVERLGGYNKTLTAGIHFLVPFVDKVRANIDLREQVVTFPPQPVITSDNLVVSIDTVIYYSVIDAKAAVYEIANFIQGIEQLTVTTLRNVIGSLDLEQTLTSRDQINGQLRGVLDEATGKWGIRVNRVELKAIDPPHSVQDSMEQQMRAERNRRAAILTAEGVKQSAILTAEGEKQSQILRAEGSAQARILEAQGQSRAIQQVFAAIHRGRPTQKLLAYQYLQVLPQLARGDSNKMWIVPSELTDALRGIGNALGANDRPELDEEEWFDPGTPEDDAFAETILEDPAKALAEARGQAAQASAESTEHAAPVSRQQPPIQPAADQVPAPAPMPPAAPMPPAAPVAEGDDLDLRDEGETPTTR; from the coding sequence GTGGACCCCGTACTCATCATCCCGCTGCTGATCATCGCAGTGGCGCTCATCATCGTGCTGCGCACGGTGCGGATCGTCCCTCAGCAGACGGCGCAGATCGTCGAGCGCCTGGGTGGCTACAACAAGACACTGACGGCCGGGATCCACTTCCTCGTGCCCTTCGTCGACAAGGTGCGGGCCAACATCGACCTGCGCGAGCAGGTCGTCACGTTCCCCCCGCAGCCGGTGATCACGTCCGACAACCTCGTCGTGAGCATCGACACCGTCATCTACTACTCGGTGATCGACGCCAAGGCAGCCGTCTACGAGATCGCCAACTTCATCCAGGGCATCGAGCAGCTGACCGTCACCACGCTCCGCAACGTCATCGGCTCCCTCGACCTCGAGCAGACCCTGACCAGTCGTGACCAGATCAACGGCCAGCTGCGGGGGGTGCTCGACGAGGCGACCGGCAAGTGGGGGATTCGCGTCAACCGGGTCGAGCTGAAGGCGATCGACCCGCCTCACTCGGTGCAGGACTCGATGGAGCAGCAGATGCGCGCCGAGCGGAACCGGCGCGCCGCCATCCTCACGGCCGAGGGGGTCAAGCAGTCGGCCATCCTCACCGCCGAGGGTGAGAAGCAGAGCCAGATCCTGCGGGCCGAGGGATCGGCGCAGGCCCGGATCCTCGAGGCGCAGGGCCAGTCCCGAGCCATCCAGCAGGTCTTTGCCGCGATCCACCGTGGCCGGCCGACCCAGAAGCTGCTCGCCTACCAGTACCTGCAGGTCCTGCCACAGCTCGCCCGGGGCGACTCCAACAAGATGTGGATCGTGCCGTCCGAGCTGACCGACGCCCTCCGCGGCATCGGCAACGCGCTGGGAGCCAACGACCGCCCCGAGCTCGACGAGGAGGAGTGGTTCGACCCGGGCACGCCGGAGGACGACGCCTTCGCCGAGACCATCCTGGAGGACCCGGCCAAGGCGCTTGCCGAGGCGCGCGGGCAGGCGGCTCAGGCCAGCGCTGAGTCGACCGAGCACGCCGCTCCCGTGAGTCGGCAACAGCCGCCGATCCAGCCCGCAGCCGACCAGGTGCCTGCGCCCGCTCCCATGCCCCCGGCAGCTCCGATGCCGCCGGCTGCCCCCGTGGCCGAGGGGGACGACCTCGATCTGCGCGATGAGGGGGAGACCCCGACCACCCGCTGA
- a CDS encoding M20/M25/M40 family metallo-hydrolase has translation MPNPDAKAPFAPASTALLTAEDEVARICGELIRIDSSNYGDDSGPGERAAAEYVMAELAEVGLEAELLESRPGRATVVLRVEGADASRPGLAVHGHLDVVPATAADWQVDPFAAEERDGCIWGRGAVDMKDMDAMILANLRELARSGARPARTTTFVFFADEEAGGVHGSHWLVDRHPHWFEGVTEAVSEVGGYSVTVPTPDGERRAYLLQTAEKGILWLRLHAHGRAGHGSVPNDENAIVRLAAAIGRIAAHEWPREYIASVRQLLDGLSTLTQQPYAAGLDPLLATLGGAQGFVRGTLQDTANVTMLDGGYKHNVIPQSASAAVDCRFLPGHEEALLGTIRELAGEHVEVAVVHRDIALEAPWAGSLVESMKQSLLRADPGATVLPYCLSGGTDNKALASLGITGYGFAPLRLPADLDFAPMFHGIDERVPVDSLRFGARVLGDFLRTC, from the coding sequence ATGCCGAACCCCGACGCGAAGGCCCCTTTTGCACCCGCCTCGACCGCCCTCCTGACGGCTGAGGACGAGGTCGCCCGCATCTGCGGCGAGCTGATCCGGATCGACTCGTCGAACTACGGCGACGACAGCGGACCGGGTGAACGGGCTGCCGCGGAGTACGTCATGGCTGAGCTCGCCGAGGTCGGTCTCGAGGCCGAGCTGCTCGAGAGCAGGCCCGGGCGGGCCACCGTCGTGCTCCGCGTCGAGGGTGCCGACGCATCCCGCCCCGGCCTCGCCGTCCACGGCCACCTCGACGTCGTCCCGGCCACCGCGGCGGACTGGCAGGTGGACCCCTTCGCCGCCGAGGAGCGCGACGGCTGCATCTGGGGGCGCGGCGCCGTGGACATGAAGGACATGGACGCGATGATCCTGGCCAACCTGCGCGAGCTCGCCCGCAGCGGCGCCCGCCCGGCGCGGACGACGACGTTCGTCTTCTTCGCCGACGAGGAGGCGGGCGGAGTCCACGGCAGCCACTGGCTGGTCGACCGGCACCCGCACTGGTTCGAGGGGGTCACGGAGGCGGTCAGCGAGGTCGGCGGCTACAGCGTCACCGTCCCCACCCCCGACGGCGAGCGCCGGGCCTACCTGCTCCAGACGGCCGAGAAGGGCATCCTGTGGCTGCGCCTGCACGCCCATGGTCGCGCCGGCCACGGGTCGGTCCCCAACGACGAGAACGCCATCGTGCGCCTCGCCGCGGCCATCGGCCGGATCGCTGCCCACGAGTGGCCCCGCGAGTACATCGCGTCCGTCAGGCAGCTCCTCGACGGGCTGAGCACGCTGACGCAGCAGCCGTATGCCGCTGGGCTCGACCCGCTGCTGGCGACCTTGGGTGGGGCGCAGGGTTTCGTGCGCGGGACACTCCAGGACACGGCCAACGTGACGATGCTCGACGGCGGCTACAAGCACAACGTCATCCCCCAGTCGGCGTCGGCGGCCGTCGACTGCCGCTTCCTGCCCGGGCACGAGGAGGCGCTCCTCGGCACGATCCGCGAGCTCGCCGGCGAGCACGTCGAGGTCGCGGTCGTCCACCGCGACATCGCTCTCGAGGCGCCCTGGGCGGGCAGCCTCGTCGAGTCGATGAAGCAGTCCCTGCTCCGCGCCGACCCCGGCGCGACCGTCCTGCCCTACTGCCTGTCCGGTGGCACGGACAACAAGGCCCTGGCCTCGCTCGGCATCACCGGGTACGGGTTCGCGCCGTTGCGGCTGCCGGCCGACCTCGACTTCGCGCCGATGTTCCACGGGATCGACGAACGGGTCCCGGTCGACTCGCTCCGGTTCGGGGCTCGCGTGCTGGGGGACTTCCTGCGCACCTGCTGA
- a CDS encoding LppX_LprAFG lipoprotein: MFKRSRRAAAAVIVLPVALLTACGSSGSPTSGTNVTAVVTTAVPSTSVAATPAAEGHGDKDSFIAALKAGSSQMSTAHVEMVMESEGQTLTMAGDTRMDASSPAMQMSMDMGGVMSFDLVLLENVLYLKGAPGVAAGKWAKVDVTGEMAKEFGKSLQQADPSQLAASYEKAITAVKFVGPESVDGETLQKYEVTMDTKELGDSLPDDTASLPDTVTYDMWLDDEDRIRQVVYSVSGADVTMKMSNYGEPVDISAPKAADVVDVPTS; the protein is encoded by the coding sequence ATGTTCAAGAGGTCCCGCCGCGCTGCGGCCGCCGTCATCGTCCTGCCCGTCGCGCTCCTGACCGCTTGCGGATCGAGCGGCTCGCCGACGTCCGGCACCAATGTGACCGCAGTCGTCACGACCGCCGTACCGTCAACCAGCGTCGCGGCGACACCCGCGGCCGAGGGCCACGGCGACAAGGACTCGTTCATCGCGGCACTCAAGGCCGGCAGCAGCCAGATGAGCACGGCCCACGTCGAGATGGTCATGGAGTCCGAGGGGCAGACCCTCACCATGGCGGGCGACACGAGGATGGATGCTTCGAGCCCCGCGATGCAGATGTCGATGGACATGGGTGGGGTGATGAGCTTCGACCTGGTCCTGCTCGAGAACGTCCTCTACCTCAAGGGGGCCCCGGGCGTCGCAGCCGGCAAGTGGGCCAAGGTCGACGTCACCGGCGAGATGGCCAAGGAGTTCGGGAAGTCGCTGCAGCAGGCCGACCCGTCGCAGCTTGCCGCGTCCTACGAGAAGGCGATCACCGCGGTGAAGTTCGTCGGCCCGGAGTCGGTCGACGGGGAGACGCTCCAGAAGTACGAGGTGACCATGGACACGAAGGAGCTCGGCGACTCGCTCCCGGACGACACCGCGTCGCTGCCCGACACCGTGACCTACGACATGTGGCTCGACGACGAGGACCGCATCCGCCAGGTCGTCTACTCGGTGTCAGGTGCCGACGTCACCATGAAGATGAGCAACTACGGTGAGCCGGTTGACATCTCAGCACCCAAGGCGGCCGACGTCGTCGACGTCCCGACCTCCTGA
- a CDS encoding TSUP family transporter produces the protein MTGVHLALGIAVLLGALVQGSIGFGSAVVAAPFVVVWAPEIMPVAILVTSLTVPVVQLVHGPRRVAWRPLGWALVGRALLTPAGVWLVSAYSADLIAVLVGVLLLLTVGVSLTRFRIHATPSNAFASGAVAGVSGTAASIGGPFFALVLQHEEPARVRSTLSWFFVVGTAMALGGLAAAGQVHRTAVDVGLLWVPFSVLGYAGAQPVRRLLPARRLRVAVLAFCALAGVAVIARALVA, from the coding sequence GTGACGGGCGTCCACCTCGCCCTGGGGATCGCCGTCCTGCTCGGGGCCCTGGTCCAGGGGTCCATCGGCTTCGGCAGCGCCGTCGTCGCGGCGCCCTTCGTCGTGGTGTGGGCCCCGGAGATCATGCCGGTCGCCATCCTCGTCACGAGCCTCACCGTCCCCGTGGTCCAGCTCGTGCACGGTCCGCGTCGGGTCGCCTGGCGCCCCCTGGGGTGGGCCCTGGTCGGAAGGGCCCTGCTCACCCCCGCCGGCGTCTGGCTCGTCTCCGCCTACTCGGCGGACCTCATCGCCGTTCTCGTCGGTGTCCTGCTGCTCCTGACGGTCGGAGTCTCCTTGACCCGCTTTCGGATCCACGCGACCCCGAGCAACGCCTTCGCGTCCGGAGCCGTGGCCGGGGTCTCCGGGACAGCAGCGTCCATCGGGGGTCCGTTCTTCGCGCTCGTGCTCCAGCACGAGGAGCCGGCCCGGGTCCGCTCGACGCTGTCCTGGTTCTTCGTCGTCGGGACCGCGATGGCTCTCGGGGGGCTGGCCGCCGCCGGTCAGGTCCACCGGACAGCCGTCGACGTCGGGCTCCTGTGGGTCCCCTTCTCGGTCCTCGGCTACGCCGGCGCCCAACCGGTCCGCCGGCTCCTTCCCGCGCGTCGCCTCCGGGTGGCCGTGCTCGCCTTCTGTGCGCTGGCCGGCGTCGCGGTGATCGCCCGCGCGCTCGTGGCCTGA
- a CDS encoding NAD(P)H-hydrate dehydratase, with product MPETPHTEPAGTRDPAAGSGADLTITPGLLRGWALPDPGGDKYAKGRVLIVGGGVQTPGAVLLAAEAALRVGAGQLQMATVRSTAPLLSTAVPEAYVEGLPEERDGDISPDAAARVLELAASADAVLLGPGIMGPDAARALLERVVPHLECSVVLDALGMAYLTAHRDGVRHLEGRVLLTPNARELAETLGEEHDDPVDDVLRAMAGRLAAQSRAVVLGGAATSFVVTPDGEVWRNESGAPGMAASGAGDAKAGAIAGLLARGAGPAQAAAWGAFIHGRAGERLTAAIGRVGFLARELVRELPTALAEIEV from the coding sequence ATGCCTGAGACACCGCACACCGAGCCAGCCGGCACCCGAGACCCCGCTGCCGGGTCGGGGGCGGACCTGACGATCACCCCGGGGCTCCTGCGCGGCTGGGCCCTGCCGGACCCCGGCGGTGACAAGTACGCCAAGGGGCGGGTCCTCATCGTCGGCGGCGGCGTCCAGACGCCCGGCGCGGTGCTCCTCGCCGCGGAGGCCGCCCTCCGGGTCGGGGCCGGGCAACTCCAGATGGCGACGGTCCGAAGCACGGCACCCCTGCTCTCCACCGCGGTGCCGGAGGCGTATGTCGAAGGGCTGCCCGAGGAGAGGGACGGGGACATCAGCCCCGACGCGGCCGCGCGAGTGCTCGAGCTGGCTGCCTCCGCCGACGCCGTGCTGCTCGGCCCGGGCATCATGGGCCCGGACGCCGCGAGGGCCCTGCTCGAGCGGGTCGTGCCCCACCTCGAGTGCTCGGTGGTCCTCGACGCCCTCGGCATGGCCTACCTCACTGCGCATCGTGACGGGGTCCGGCACCTCGAGGGCCGGGTGCTGCTGACGCCCAACGCACGTGAGCTCGCGGAGACCCTCGGCGAGGAGCACGACGACCCCGTCGACGACGTGCTGCGGGCCATGGCCGGGCGGCTCGCCGCGCAGAGCCGCGCCGTCGTGCTGGGCGGCGCGGCCACCTCGTTCGTCGTCACCCCCGACGGCGAGGTGTGGCGCAACGAGTCGGGGGCTCCCGGCATGGCCGCGTCCGGCGCCGGTGACGCCAAGGCGGGCGCGATCGCCGGTCTCCTCGCCCGCGGAGCCGGCCCGGCGCAGGCGGCTGCCTGGGGCGCCTTCATCCACGGTCGCGCCGGAGAGCGGCTCACCGCGGCCATCGGGAGGGTCGGCTTCCTCGCCCGCGAGCTGGTCCGCGAGCTGCCGACAGCCCTCGCGGAGATCGAGGTGTGA
- a CDS encoding DUF5703 family protein, with the protein MSEYEFQVLTFDRHTPKAVRRQAVREHAEYGRWELTRSVRYEGGVHRVWLRRRIIRVQRTA; encoded by the coding sequence ATGAGCGAGTACGAGTTCCAGGTGCTGACGTTCGACCGGCACACGCCCAAGGCCGTTCGGCGCCAGGCCGTCCGCGAGCACGCGGAGTACGGGAGGTGGGAGCTCACCCGCTCGGTCCGCTACGAGGGCGGGGTCCACCGCGTCTGGCTGCGGCGACGGATCATCCGGGTCCAGCGCACCGCCTGA
- a CDS encoding TrmH family RNA methyltransferase encodes MPILITDPSDPRLEDYVSLTDVALRRRAEPERGLYIAESEKVIRRALGAGHRPRSFLMAERWLTDLADVVADAESHDVPVFVGEHDVIERLTGFHLHRGALASMQRPGLPEVASLVADARRIVVLEDIVDHTNVGAVFRSAAALGVDAVLVTPRCADPLYRRSIRVSMGTVFQVPWTRIDPWPGGMAVLQSHGFTVAALALSDDAVALDVLEAAPPTKVAVVLGAEGDGLGGTTVAAADVVVRIPMAGGVDSLNVAAASAVAMWALRIRDR; translated from the coding sequence GTGCCGATCCTCATCACCGACCCGTCGGACCCCCGGCTGGAGGACTACGTCTCACTCACCGATGTCGCCCTGCGACGGCGGGCCGAGCCGGAACGTGGCCTCTACATCGCCGAGAGCGAGAAGGTGATCCGGCGGGCGCTGGGGGCCGGCCACCGGCCCCGTTCCTTCCTGATGGCCGAGCGGTGGCTGACGGACCTCGCCGACGTGGTGGCCGACGCGGAGTCGCACGACGTGCCGGTCTTCGTCGGCGAGCACGACGTCATCGAGCGACTCACCGGCTTCCACCTGCATCGCGGGGCGTTGGCCTCGATGCAGCGACCGGGCCTGCCGGAGGTGGCCTCTCTCGTCGCCGATGCACGGCGCATCGTCGTGCTAGAGGACATCGTCGACCACACCAACGTCGGGGCCGTCTTCCGCTCCGCCGCAGCCCTCGGGGTGGACGCGGTGCTCGTCACACCCCGGTGCGCCGACCCGCTCTACCGCCGCTCGATCAGGGTGTCGATGGGCACCGTCTTCCAGGTCCCGTGGACGAGGATCGACCCGTGGCCCGGCGGGATGGCGGTTCTCCAGTCCCACGGCTTCACCGTCGCGGCGCTGGCCCTGTCCGACGACGCAGTGGCCCTTGATGTCCTCGAGGCCGCGCCGCCGACGAAGGTCGCCGTGGTCCTGGGCGCCGAGGGGGACGGACTCGGTGGCACCACCGTCGCCGCGGCCGACGTCGTCGTGCGCATCCCGATGGCCGGGGGCGTCGACTCCCTCAACGTCGCGGCTGCCTCCGCGGTGGCCATGTGGGCGCTGCGCATCCGGGACCGCTGA
- a CDS encoding HipA family kinase, which produces MLPQVTATRYVTPLKEGGSLPGIVEASDEGTYVMKFRGAGQGLKVLVAEVLVGALARAIGVPVPDLAVITLDERIAKYEADEEVQDLLSASVGTNLGVDFLPGSLGYDGSQPPSADLAERIVWLDALTANVDRTWSNPNLLVWHGRTYAIDHGAALYFHHSWPSRPPSAERFAAQPFDASRHVLRDVAGDISARHDELRDLLTGARVTSALADVPDEWLEPTDELPDATAVRTAYRALLDARLDSTSWVPGRAAA; this is translated from the coding sequence GTGCTGCCCCAGGTCACCGCGACTCGCTACGTGACGCCCCTCAAGGAGGGCGGCTCGCTGCCCGGAATCGTCGAGGCCAGCGACGAGGGCACCTACGTCATGAAGTTCCGGGGTGCGGGCCAAGGGCTCAAGGTGCTCGTCGCCGAGGTGCTCGTCGGAGCACTGGCGAGGGCCATCGGGGTGCCCGTCCCCGACCTGGCCGTGATCACCCTTGACGAACGCATCGCCAAGTACGAGGCGGACGAGGAGGTCCAGGACCTGCTCTCCGCCTCCGTGGGGACCAACCTCGGAGTCGACTTCCTGCCCGGCTCGCTGGGCTACGACGGCTCGCAGCCGCCGTCGGCCGACCTCGCGGAGCGCATCGTCTGGCTCGATGCCCTCACCGCGAACGTCGATCGCACCTGGTCGAACCCCAACCTCCTCGTCTGGCACGGGCGGACCTACGCCATCGACCACGGGGCCGCGCTGTACTTCCATCACTCCTGGCCGAGCCGGCCGCCGTCCGCGGAGCGTTTCGCGGCGCAGCCGTTCGACGCGAGCCGGCACGTGCTCCGTGACGTCGCGGGTGACATCAGCGCCCGGCATGACGAGCTGCGGGATCTCTTGACCGGCGCCCGAGTCACGTCGGCGCTCGCCGACGTGCCCGACGAGTGGCTCGAGCCGACGGACGAGCTCCCCGACGCCACCGCGGTTCGCACGGCCTATCGGGCGCTTCTCGACGCTCGCCTCGACAGCACCTCGTGGGTGCCCGGACGGGCCGCGGCATGA
- a CDS encoding NfeD family protein, translating into MFEGYAWMVWLGVALVLVAVEAATVDFMFLMLAGGALGGSAAAAFGAPFLVQAVVAAIVAVVLLVTVRPWLKRRFTVEQHQRMGAEANLGRSAYVLDRVTTSNGRVKLAGETWSARTSGDSIEPGEEVVVDAIEGATVLVSRARILGS; encoded by the coding sequence GTGTTCGAGGGATACGCGTGGATGGTGTGGCTGGGGGTCGCGCTCGTGCTCGTGGCGGTCGAGGCAGCCACCGTCGACTTCATGTTCCTGATGCTCGCCGGAGGCGCGCTCGGTGGTTCAGCCGCAGCAGCCTTCGGAGCGCCCTTCCTCGTCCAGGCGGTCGTCGCCGCCATCGTCGCCGTGGTGCTGCTCGTCACCGTCCGACCGTGGCTCAAGCGGCGCTTCACCGTGGAGCAGCACCAACGGATGGGCGCCGAGGCCAACCTTGGCCGGTCCGCCTACGTCCTCGACCGCGTCACGACGTCCAACGGGCGAGTGAAGCTGGCGGGCGAGACGTGGAGCGCGCGCACCAGCGGCGACAGCATCGAGCCCGGCGAGGAGGTGGTCGTCGATGCCATCGAGGGCGCCACGGTCCTGGTCAGCCGCGCGCGCATCCTCGGCAGCTGA
- a CDS encoding DUF3037 domain-containing protein has translation MKAYQYVVLRLVPRVDREEFVNVGVVLHCQDAEFLDAAWELDPGRIAAFAPMCDVDGVRRMLDRVRAVCAGETGRGLPRLDKPGQRFGWIIAPRSTVVQPGPVHGGLTDDPAAELTHLLDRLVRLDGS, from the coding sequence ATGAAGGCCTACCAGTACGTCGTCCTCCGTCTCGTCCCCCGCGTCGACCGCGAGGAGTTCGTCAACGTCGGGGTCGTCCTGCACTGCCAGGACGCGGAGTTCCTCGACGCGGCCTGGGAGCTCGACCCCGGACGGATCGCCGCCTTCGCCCCCATGTGTGACGTCGACGGGGTGCGCCGGATGCTCGACCGGGTCCGCGCGGTCTGCGCCGGTGAGACCGGGCGCGGCCTGCCGAGGCTCGACAAGCCCGGCCAGCGGTTCGGCTGGATCATCGCCCCCCGGTCCACGGTCGTCCAGCCCGGCCCGGTCCACGGCGGCCTGACCGACGATCCTGCGGCCGAGCTCACTCACCTGCTCGACCGCCTCGTGCGGCTGGACGGCAGCTGA
- a CDS encoding sulfite exporter TauE/SafE family protein: protein MTFWSAAAIALAGTAAGMINTIVGSGTLITFPTLLFFGINPLAANVSNTLGLVAGGVTGAWGYRHELTGQAPSLRRLIPLSLVGSIIGAALLLVLPPSAFNAIVPVLIALALVLVVLGPRIQAWAARDRHAQPAWHAPAMAGGVLLAGMYGGYFGAAQGVLLMGLFSALSAEPLQRLNGYKNVLALIVNFVAALLFVGFAREHVDWRVVALIAGGSFVGGVLGARIGRRIPPGVLRLLIVAIGVVAIVKLIWFG, encoded by the coding sequence GTGACGTTCTGGTCGGCCGCCGCCATCGCCCTGGCTGGTACCGCGGCCGGGATGATCAACACGATCGTCGGCTCCGGCACCCTGATCACCTTCCCCACGTTGCTCTTCTTCGGGATCAACCCGCTCGCGGCGAACGTCTCCAACACCCTCGGCCTCGTCGCAGGGGGAGTCACCGGCGCGTGGGGCTACCGCCACGAGCTGACGGGGCAGGCACCGAGCCTCCGTCGGCTCATCCCGCTCTCTCTCGTCGGCTCCATCATCGGTGCCGCCCTGCTCCTCGTCCTTCCCCCGAGCGCCTTCAACGCCATCGTGCCGGTCCTGATCGCGCTCGCGCTCGTCCTCGTCGTGCTCGGCCCCCGGATACAGGCCTGGGCCGCCCGGGACCGTCACGCACAGCCCGCCTGGCACGCGCCCGCGATGGCTGGGGGGGTGCTCCTCGCGGGGATGTACGGCGGATACTTCGGGGCAGCCCAGGGGGTCCTCCTGATGGGCCTGTTCAGTGCGCTCAGCGCCGAACCGCTCCAGCGTCTCAACGGCTACAAGAACGTCCTGGCCCTGATCGTCAACTTCGTCGCCGCACTCCTGTTCGTGGGGTTCGCCCGGGAGCACGTCGACTGGCGCGTCGTGGCCCTCATCGCCGGGGGCAGCTTCGTCGGCGGCGTGCTCGGCGCCCGCATCGGCCGGCGCATCCCGCCCGGCGTGCTGCGCCTGCTGATCGTGGCCATCGGCGTGGTCGCCATCGTCAAGCTGATCTGGTTCGGGTGA
- a CDS encoding histidine phosphatase family protein, whose amino-acid sequence MKATESIAAGRGTAPSELVLVRHAQSVGNLADESARQQGLGRLELTTRDADTPLSDVGREQAAALGEYLGRLEPDEHPDVVLTSPYERAATTAEIALGRLDHVNVLRDERLRERDLGAFDGMTGLGIREAFPEEAERRSLMGKLYYRPPGGESWTDVALRIRSVLSDIRQDYVGKRVWVFTHQAVIMSFRLVIEGLEETKLLEIDREVPLANCSLTTYRDRDGALELAGFAATDHLQEQAVSETHERPHTPHRDGIDA is encoded by the coding sequence GTGAAAGCGACCGAGTCGATCGCCGCCGGGCGGGGGACCGCACCATCAGAGCTCGTCCTCGTCCGGCACGCCCAGAGCGTCGGCAACCTCGCCGACGAGTCCGCCCGGCAGCAGGGACTCGGTCGTCTCGAGCTGACGACCCGCGACGCCGACACGCCGCTGTCCGACGTCGGCCGCGAGCAGGCCGCCGCCCTGGGGGAGTACCTCGGCCGCCTCGAGCCCGACGAGCACCCGGACGTCGTCCTGACCTCGCCGTACGAGCGTGCCGCCACCACGGCTGAGATCGCCCTCGGCCGGCTGGACCACGTCAACGTCCTGCGCGACGAACGCCTTCGCGAACGAGACCTCGGTGCGTTCGACGGGATGACGGGTCTCGGGATCCGGGAGGCCTTCCCCGAGGAGGCGGAGCGACGCTCGCTCATGGGCAAGCTCTACTACCGCCCGCCGGGTGGGGAGAGCTGGACCGATGTGGCGCTGCGGATCCGAAGTGTGCTGTCGGACATCCGCCAGGACTACGTCGGCAAGCGCGTCTGGGTCTTCACCCACCAGGCGGTGATCATGAGCTTCCGTCTCGTCATCGAAGGGCTCGAGGAGACGAAGCTCCTCGAGATCGACCGGGAGGTCCCACTCGCGAACTGCTCCCTGACCACCTACCGCGACCGCGACGGTGCCCTGGAGCTGGCCGGCTTCGCAGCCACCGACCACCTCCAGGAGCAGGCCGTCTCCGAGACCCATGAGCGGCCCCACACCCCGCACCGGGACGGCATCGATGCCTGA